From one Caldithrix abyssi DSM 13497 genomic stretch:
- a CDS encoding GxxExxY protein — protein MKYEDLTHKIIGCAMEVHRILGNGFQEVIYQRALAIEMRAQDLDFEREKEMPIFYHGYEIGTRRIDFFVENKIMVEVKAIKQLEDVHLAQALNYLEAYNMEVGLLINFGATSLEFKRVHNKKIKHD, from the coding sequence ATGAAGTACGAAGACCTTACGCATAAAATAATCGGTTGTGCGATGGAGGTGCACAGAATATTGGGTAATGGATTTCAGGAAGTTATTTATCAGCGCGCTTTAGCTATTGAAATGCGGGCGCAAGATCTGGACTTTGAACGAGAAAAAGAGATGCCAATCTTTTATCACGGATATGAAATTGGCACACGACGGATTGACTTTTTTGTAGAAAATAAAATCATGGTCGAAGTAAAAGCAATTAAGCAATTAGAAGATGTCCATCTTGCACAAGCATTGAATTACCTGGAAGCATATAATATGGAAGTTGGATTACTAATCAATTTTGGAGCAACCAGCCTGGAATTTAAACGCGTGCATAATAAAAAGATTAAGCATGATTAA
- a CDS encoding phosphatidate cytidylyltransferase, whose product MKELLIRVAVAIVGIPLLLFVILKGGLFFYLFSVIVTIIGQWEMYNLLKQKGGRPMPVAGMLSGQALLAILYSGFSPLLCLAVVGLVLYIFGYEMFKNDGSALLNTSSTIMGVIYPTMFWGALLFLRQNAHHVFQADYNFSGIFILIMFVAIWICDTFAYFFGMKFGKHRLFARVSPKKSWEGAVAGLAGALLVYLIVYFQKIIPISLEVAIVSGLIVGVVGQFGDLVESWFKRDAGVKDSSALLPGHGGVLDRFDSVLFSSMAFLIFYFILQLR is encoded by the coding sequence ATGAAAGAATTATTGATTCGTGTTGCCGTGGCCATCGTTGGTATTCCGCTGTTATTATTTGTTATTTTAAAGGGCGGATTGTTTTTTTATTTGTTTTCGGTAATCGTAACCATTATCGGTCAATGGGAAATGTACAATTTGCTCAAGCAGAAGGGCGGCCGTCCGATGCCTGTGGCGGGGATGCTGAGCGGTCAGGCGCTTCTGGCCATTTTGTATTCGGGATTTTCGCCTTTGCTGTGTTTGGCGGTCGTGGGACTTGTTTTGTACATTTTTGGATATGAAATGTTTAAGAATGACGGTTCCGCCCTGTTAAACACCTCTTCTACAATTATGGGCGTGATTTATCCCACGATGTTCTGGGGCGCTCTGTTGTTTTTACGTCAGAATGCGCATCATGTTTTTCAGGCCGATTATAATTTTAGCGGAATATTTATCCTGATCATGTTTGTGGCCATCTGGATTTGCGACACGTTTGCCTATTTCTTCGGCATGAAATTCGGAAAACACCGTTTATTTGCGCGCGTATCACCTAAAAAAAGCTGGGAAGGCGCCGTTGCCGGCCTGGCCGGAGCCTTGCTGGTCTATTTAATAGTTTACTTTCAGAAAATTATTCCGATAAGTTTAGAAGTGGCCATTGTCAGCGGTTTGATTGTCGGCGTGGTCGGGCAGTTTGGCGACCTGGTGGAGTCGTGGTTTAAGCGCGACGCAGGCGTAAAGGATTCTTCTGCTTTACTGCCGGGGCACGGCGGGGTTCTCGATCGCTTTGACAGCGTTTTGTTTAGTTCAATGGCTTTTTTGATCTTTTATTTTATTTTACAGTTGAGGTGA
- a CDS encoding sugar phosphorylase, which produces MRCQEDRIDRRKFHYSEPDYTRPVLNISDYFAQRFKNKLTFLYGKARVENIYPELERILKVYYAHKTPMMLEWEKNFDPENRFTECDAILITYGDLIKTPNQKPLRTLSQLSETYLRNVINTLHILPFFPSSSDRGFAVMDFEEVDPNLGTWDDILELKKDFKLMFDGVFNHVSSKSRWFQEFLNQNPQFLDFFVVFSTKQQLSPDQLRLIVRPRTTPILTEFNTLNGKRLVWTTFSQDQIDLNYHNPHVLLKMIEILLTYVRRGADIIRLDAVTYLWEELGTSCVHLEQTHTIIKLFRDILNAVAPHVAIITETNVPHQENIRYFGNGRDEAQMVYNFALPPLVLHSFQTENAKKLTEWAATLKKPSDEATFFNFLDSHDGVGVMAVQGILTQEEIDLMALRVVEHGGYISYKANPDGSLSPYELNITWFSAINNEDSDEPMEIQVSRYIASRAIALVLMGVPGIYLHGFLGSKNDADLVIEEKSTRSINRKTLNKKELLRSLENPQTTTYHVTRKLVRLIEIRKRQRAFHPNSPQKILKIADEVFCVIRYTQDHKEIILTLTNVSSKRIALNIKLEEWGILGNHHWRDLLSKRAFKTEANHLSLVINPYEILWLKALNGKFRILD; this is translated from the coding sequence ATGAGATGTCAGGAAGACAGGATTGACAGAAGGAAATTCCACTATAGCGAGCCGGACTATACCAGACCTGTGTTAAATATTTCAGACTATTTCGCGCAGCGTTTTAAAAACAAGTTGACCTTTTTGTACGGTAAAGCGAGGGTCGAAAATATTTATCCGGAACTGGAGCGCATTCTTAAAGTTTACTATGCGCATAAAACGCCAATGATGTTAGAGTGGGAGAAAAACTTTGACCCCGAAAACCGTTTTACCGAATGCGACGCGATTTTGATCACCTATGGCGATTTGATCAAAACGCCCAATCAAAAGCCCCTGCGCACCTTATCACAACTTTCGGAAACCTATTTAAGAAACGTCATTAATACCCTGCATATTCTGCCGTTTTTTCCTTCTTCATCCGATCGGGGTTTTGCGGTTATGGACTTTGAAGAGGTCGATCCCAATCTTGGCACCTGGGACGATATTCTGGAGTTAAAAAAAGACTTCAAGTTGATGTTCGACGGGGTATTTAATCACGTTTCTTCCAAAAGCCGATGGTTCCAGGAATTTTTAAATCAGAATCCGCAGTTTCTGGATTTTTTTGTGGTCTTTTCCACCAAACAACAACTTTCGCCGGACCAATTACGTTTAATCGTGCGGCCGCGCACCACCCCTATTTTGACCGAGTTCAATACGTTGAACGGAAAACGGCTGGTGTGGACCACCTTCAGTCAGGATCAAATCGATCTGAATTACCACAATCCGCACGTTCTCTTAAAAATGATAGAAATTTTACTCACCTATGTGAGGAGGGGCGCCGATATCATCCGCCTGGACGCGGTAACGTACCTCTGGGAAGAATTGGGCACCTCTTGTGTGCATCTGGAGCAGACGCACACCATCATTAAATTATTCAGAGATATTTTAAACGCTGTGGCGCCGCATGTGGCCATTATCACAGAAACCAATGTGCCGCATCAGGAAAATATTCGTTATTTTGGGAATGGAAGAGACGAGGCGCAGATGGTGTACAATTTTGCTCTGCCGCCGCTTGTGCTTCATTCTTTCCAAACAGAGAACGCTAAAAAGTTAACCGAATGGGCGGCTACTTTAAAGAAACCTTCCGATGAAGCGACTTTTTTTAATTTTCTGGATTCTCACGACGGCGTTGGCGTTATGGCCGTTCAGGGAATTCTCACACAAGAAGAAATTGATCTGATGGCCTTGCGCGTGGTAGAACACGGCGGATATATCTCGTACAAAGCCAACCCTGACGGTTCGTTGAGCCCGTACGAATTGAATATTACCTGGTTCAGCGCCATCAATAATGAAGATAGCGACGAACCCATGGAAATTCAGGTTAGTCGCTATATCGCCTCGCGCGCCATTGCGCTGGTGTTGATGGGCGTTCCGGGAATTTACCTGCACGGTTTTCTCGGCTCTAAAAATGATGCAGACCTGGTGATCGAAGAAAAATCGACGCGCAGCATTAACCGTAAAACACTTAACAAAAAGGAGTTGTTACGCTCTCTGGAAAATCCGCAAACAACCACCTACCACGTTACCAGAAAATTGGTGCGTTTAATTGAGATTCGCAAAAGACAACGCGCCTTTCATCCAAATTCTCCGCAAAAAATCCTGAAGATTGCAGACGAGGTTTTTTGTGTCATACGTTATACGCAAGATCATAAAGAAATTATTTTGACATTAACCAATGTGTCTTCCAAAAGAATAGCATTAAACATCAAGCTGGAAGAGTGGGGCATTTTGGGTAACCATCACTGGCGCGACCTTTTAAGTAAACGGGCGTTCAAAACAGAAGCCAATCACCTGTCTTTGGTTATTAATCCTTACGAAATTCTCTGGCTTAAAGCGCTGAACGGGAAATTCAGAATTTTGGATTAG
- a CDS encoding STAS domain-containing protein, translating into MNFPTQFMLNGEVVVIDIPRRLTSEISGELKKLMKELLAQEKYKIVMNLEKTRYMDSSGLGAIVSKIAATRTHGGDIRLAAPQQTIIDLLELTHINQIVKIFDSVEEAVKSFEE; encoded by the coding sequence ATGAATTTTCCAACCCAATTTATGTTGAATGGCGAAGTTGTGGTGATTGATATCCCACGTCGTTTGACCTCGGAAATTTCCGGAGAGTTAAAAAAGTTGATGAAGGAATTGCTTGCGCAGGAGAAATATAAAATTGTAATGAACCTGGAAAAGACGCGATACATGGACTCCAGCGGTTTGGGAGCCATTGTTTCAAAAATTGCGGCAACCCGTACGCATGGCGGCGATATCCGTCTGGCGGCTCCGCAGCAAACGATTATTGATTTACTGGAACTCACGCATATCAATCAAATAGTAAAAATATTTGATTCGGTTGAGGAAGCCGTAAAAAGTTTTGAGGAGTAG
- a CDS encoding cobalamin B12-binding domain-containing protein has protein sequence MEKKIRILVAKAGLDGHDRGAKVVASFFRDAGFEVIYSGLRQTPQMIVQTALQEDVDVIAISMLSGAHMTVFPRVLQLMKENNMNDVLLTGGGIMSDEDIQKLQEMGVGRLFGPGSSLHEAVAYVREWYEKTKGAKPEKENHD, from the coding sequence ATGGAAAAGAAGATACGTATTTTAGTGGCCAAGGCCGGCCTGGATGGGCATGACCGCGGCGCAAAGGTCGTGGCCTCGTTTTTTCGCGACGCCGGCTTTGAAGTGATTTACAGTGGACTGCGACAAACGCCACAAATGATTGTACAAACCGCCCTGCAAGAAGATGTGGATGTGATTGCCATCAGTATGTTGTCTGGCGCGCACATGACGGTTTTTCCCAGGGTTTTGCAGCTGATGAAAGAAAACAATATGAACGATGTGCTGCTTACTGGCGGTGGTATCATGAGCGATGAGGACATCCAGAAGCTGCAGGAAATGGGCGTCGGCCGTCTATTCGGGCCGGGAAGCTCCCTGCATGAAGCCGTGGCCTATGTTCGGGAATGGTACGAGAAAACGAAAGGCGCCAAACCGGAAAAGGAGAACCACGATTAA
- a CDS encoding acyl-CoA mutase large subunit family protein: protein MDSKSFKRWQQEVASAKLRDAKFITASGDPVEMLGTPEMIKDLDYDRDLGMPGQYPYTRGVHATMYRGRLWTMRQFAGFGSPEDTNQRFKYLLENGQTGLSVAFDLPTLMGRDADDPWSEGEVGVCGVSVSSLRDMEILFDGIPLDKVSTSMTINSPAIILLAFYIAVAEKQGVKPEQLRGTIQNDILKEYIAQKEYIFPPSPSMRIIVDMIEYCTESMPQWNTISISGYHIREAGSTALQELAFTLADGFAYIEAAMERGLDIDAFAPRLSFFFNAHNDFFEEIAKYRAARRIYARRMKEKYGAKKERSWMLRFHTQTAGCTLTAQQPENNIVRVAYQALAAVLGGTQSLHTNSMDETLALPSEKAVKIALRTQQILAYESGVPHTIDPLAGSYFMEDLTNKMEQGAEEYFKKIEELGGVIPAIEKGFFQREIAEAAYRYQLEIENNDRYIVGVNAFQDKDEKIEIPLLQISPEVEKEQVRRLQELKRERDNNKVQSLLKELKQAAIENKNLMPVIIEAAKAYATVGEMINTLKDVFGEYQESTDF, encoded by the coding sequence ATGGATTCTAAATCATTCAAACGCTGGCAGCAGGAAGTTGCCTCCGCTAAACTAAGGGACGCCAAGTTCATCACCGCTTCAGGCGATCCGGTAGAAATGCTCGGCACGCCGGAAATGATAAAAGACCTGGATTACGATCGCGACCTGGGGATGCCGGGACAGTATCCTTACACGCGCGGCGTTCATGCCACCATGTACCGCGGCCGCCTGTGGACCATGCGGCAGTTTGCCGGATTTGGTTCGCCGGAAGACACCAATCAGCGTTTTAAATATCTGCTGGAAAACGGGCAAACCGGACTTTCGGTGGCCTTTGACCTGCCCACCTTGATGGGCCGCGATGCCGACGATCCCTGGAGCGAGGGGGAAGTGGGCGTGTGCGGCGTGTCGGTTAGCTCCCTGCGCGATATGGAGATCTTGTTCGACGGCATTCCGCTGGACAAGGTCTCCACTTCGATGACCATTAATTCCCCGGCCATTATTCTTTTGGCCTTTTACATTGCCGTGGCCGAAAAACAGGGCGTAAAACCGGAACAGCTGCGCGGTACCATTCAAAACGATATCTTAAAGGAGTACATTGCCCAGAAAGAATACATCTTTCCGCCGTCCCCTTCCATGCGCATTATTGTGGACATGATCGAATACTGTACGGAAAGCATGCCTCAATGGAACACCATCAGCATCAGCGGCTACCACATCCGTGAAGCCGGCTCAACCGCCCTGCAGGAGCTGGCGTTTACCCTGGCCGACGGCTTTGCTTACATTGAAGCGGCCATGGAGCGTGGGCTGGACATCGACGCCTTTGCCCCGCGACTGTCTTTCTTTTTTAACGCGCACAACGATTTTTTTGAAGAGATCGCCAAATATCGTGCGGCGCGACGCATTTACGCCCGGCGCATGAAAGAAAAATACGGCGCTAAAAAGGAACGTTCGTGGATGCTGCGCTTCCACACGCAGACCGCCGGCTGCACTTTAACCGCGCAGCAGCCGGAAAACAATATCGTTCGTGTGGCTTATCAGGCGCTGGCCGCCGTACTGGGCGGGACTCAAAGCTTACACACCAACTCCATGGATGAAACGCTGGCCCTGCCTTCGGAAAAGGCTGTGAAAATTGCCCTGCGTACGCAACAAATTCTGGCCTACGAAAGCGGCGTACCGCATACCATCGATCCGCTGGCCGGTAGTTATTTTATGGAAGATTTAACCAATAAAATGGAGCAGGGCGCCGAAGAGTATTTTAAAAAGATCGAAGAGTTGGGCGGCGTTATTCCGGCCATTGAAAAGGGCTTTTTTCAGCGCGAAATTGCCGAAGCGGCCTACCGTTACCAGTTAGAAATTGAAAATAACGATCGCTACATCGTGGGCGTAAACGCCTTTCAGGACAAAGACGAAAAGATCGAAATACCGCTTTTGCAGATTTCGCCCGAAGTGGAAAAAGAGCAGGTCAGACGTTTACAGGAATTAAAGCGTGAAAGAGACAACAACAAAGTGCAGTCTTTGTTAAAGGAGTTAAAACAGGCCGCCATTGAAAATAAAAATCTGATGCCGGTGATAATCGAAGCGGCCAAAGCTTACGCTACCGTTGGCGAAATGATCAACACGCTTAAAGATGTGTTTGGAGAATATCAGGAATCTACCGATTTTTAG
- the radC gene encoding RadC family protein, with protein sequence MNRINEPQHFRARITDWPLEERPREKLMRFGADSVSNAELIAILLGQGTTRLNAVELAKKMLRAFGSLEALSNASLKEMQQVKGIGPAKAVTMLAAFQLYRNLQKEVAEREIVAFREPAKVARAYQPILGHLKQEVFYVILLNNNLERIQDFRITQGTLDASLVHPREVFNPAIRYLAKGIIVLHNHPSGQKRPSQADIDITRKLVESGKILDIPVYDHVIITQDDYFSFKENGLMDNF encoded by the coding sequence ATGAACCGCATCAATGAACCGCAGCATTTCCGGGCGCGCATCACCGACTGGCCGCTGGAAGAACGGCCGCGTGAAAAACTGATGCGCTTTGGGGCCGATTCGGTCAGCAACGCCGAGTTGATCGCCATTCTGCTGGGGCAGGGCACCACCCGCCTCAACGCCGTGGAGTTAGCAAAAAAAATGCTGCGCGCTTTCGGTTCCCTGGAAGCCCTGAGTAATGCATCGTTAAAAGAGATGCAGCAGGTTAAAGGCATTGGCCCGGCCAAAGCGGTGACTATGTTGGCCGCTTTTCAACTGTATCGCAACCTGCAAAAGGAAGTGGCCGAACGCGAAATTGTGGCCTTCAGAGAACCGGCAAAAGTGGCCAGAGCCTACCAGCCCATTCTGGGGCACCTGAAGCAAGAGGTCTTTTATGTAATCTTGCTCAATAATAATCTGGAACGCATTCAGGATTTTCGGATCACTCAGGGTACGCTAGACGCCTCTCTGGTGCATCCGCGCGAGGTGTTTAATCCGGCCATCCGTTACCTGGCCAAGGGAATTATTGTTCTGCACAATCATCCTTCCGGACAAAAACGACCGTCTCAAGCCGATATCGACATTACGCGTAAACTTGTGGAGAGCGGTAAAATTTTGGATATTCCTGTTTATGATCATGTAATCATCACGCAAGATGATTATTTTAGTTTTAAAGAAAATGGCTTAATGGATAATTTTTAG
- a CDS encoding DUF4388 domain-containing protein → MNGKRVLIVDDEEDLTWSISKHLSRDKDKFELIAVNSGMAALDVLAQVPVDLVITDIRMPEISGLDLLLKIRENYPQTKVVIMTAYGSSEIQDEANRRGCFKYIEKPFEIQELRKLILDVLQEKKGFEGKISDFQLTDLIQLLCLGRQTNSLHFEKDHQHGVIYFDDGNIVHATVGDLEGEDAFYEILTWEGGTFNLKKGDRAPKETIFKNWQNLLLEGLRRLDELRARVSHVDDRSTDVQRRIILLLENALSMRGIRLWAIVDESGFIVASAVAPEQKENLDLAEIIPIISKFISTAQDNGKEFEFGHTEEIFAQFEKGLIRLARIPAQNYYLVTLGDEFANGSLIRLESKKLIKQLEPLLPQL, encoded by the coding sequence ATGAATGGTAAGCGTGTTTTAATTGTGGACGATGAAGAAGATTTAACATGGTCCATATCCAAACATCTTTCTCGCGATAAAGATAAGTTCGAACTGATCGCCGTTAACAGCGGGATGGCGGCGCTGGACGTGCTGGCTCAGGTGCCGGTGGACCTGGTCATCACCGATATCAGAATGCCGGAAATTTCCGGGCTGGATTTATTGCTTAAAATCAGAGAGAATTATCCGCAGACTAAAGTGGTGATTATGACCGCTTATGGTTCATCCGAAATTCAGGACGAGGCGAATCGCCGCGGTTGTTTTAAGTATATTGAAAAACCATTTGAAATACAGGAGCTACGCAAGCTCATCCTCGATGTGCTGCAGGAGAAGAAAGGTTTTGAAGGGAAAATTTCCGACTTTCAGTTGACCGATCTCATTCAATTACTCTGCCTGGGGCGGCAAACCAACAGCCTTCACTTTGAAAAAGACCATCAACACGGCGTCATTTATTTTGATGATGGCAATATCGTCCATGCCACGGTTGGAGATCTGGAAGGCGAAGACGCTTTTTATGAAATATTAACCTGGGAAGGCGGCACCTTTAATCTAAAAAAAGGCGACAGGGCGCCCAAAGAGACCATTTTTAAAAACTGGCAAAATCTGCTGCTGGAAGGACTGAGGCGTCTGGATGAACTACGCGCCAGAGTGTCTCATGTAGATGACCGTAGCACGGATGTTCAGCGGCGAATTATTCTTTTATTGGAAAATGCGCTCAGCATGCGCGGAATACGACTTTGGGCCATAGTGGATGAAAGCGGATTTATAGTCGCTTCGGCCGTGGCGCCGGAACAAAAAGAAAATCTCGATCTGGCAGAGATCATTCCCATCATTTCTAAATTTATCAGTACGGCACAGGACAATGGCAAAGAATTCGAATTTGGTCATACGGAGGAAATCTTTGCCCAGTTTGAAAAAGGATTGATCCGTTTGGCGCGCATTCCGGCTCAGAACTACTATCTGGTTACGCTGGGCGATGAATTTGCCAACGGCAGTTTAATACGCCTGGAAAGCAAAAAGCTCATCAAACAACTGGAGCCCCTGCTGCCGCAGTTGTGA